DNA from Toxoplasma gondii ME49 chromosome X, whole genome shotgun sequence:
GCAGAGGGAAATGAGTAAGAACGTTAGTGTGCTAGCTACAGTGAAACAGTTGGGGCGCGTTTTTGCCGGGGCATTTCGTCTGTATCTTCTTCCCGGTGTTCCTACTggagcagacggagagggcGAAGGACGGCTTTTGACTGCGTTGCCGTTTTCGGCAGTGTTCCTTGAATGGCCACTGCAACGTCTGCGTTCCGTGGTGGTTCGAAATAGTGCAACATGCAAGCGGAGAATGcgaggaaagcagcaggTGTTAAAAGTGTTCCACGTGAATCGAATTCCGTTCTTGGGGAaatctttttttttcttcaagACGCTGTGCTAGAGGGTGAATCAGATGCTTGGTTCGAAATGATTTCTGAGAAGGGTACTACGTGGCCTTTGCCGTTTGAAGGGACCTTTATGTGCGGGTACTCTACCGCGTCCTACTTACGTTTGTTTCCTGCTTGTCTACTGTGGGCTACGCCTCCGGAGATTGCCGGTTTCCATATCTTTCTCAGAAGCACCATCGTAAGAAACAGTATCACACAGAAGCACCATTTTTGCTACTGTTCGACGGGACTGGCAGTCTCGGACACGAATTTTTTCATCCTCCATAACCTTGATTTTGTTGAAGGGAAAGGTCCGTTGGTGCTTGTGACAGGCTGCAGAACAGCTTCATCCCGTTCTTGCCGGCGTCCTTGTGCCCACATGTGAGCCGGCAGTTTCGGCGTGTAGAGGGAACCGGCATATTATGCGGAAAGACGCGTGTGTTTGCGTCCGTTCCACATCTTAATTGTTCGGGGTGTGGAAGGTGGATCTGTTTGCACGCAAGTGGCGGCAGCCTTGCGCTAAGTGGCTTCTCATGCTGTCATGAAACAGTGAAAGTGTTTGTATTTTGAGTGGCAATCTCCTTAATTAGTACGATTATGCTTCACATACGTACCCGTTGCGCGGTCGCATCGTTTACCAAGACTCTCGGCCTGCAGAACCCGTTCTTGACTCTCCTGCTCTATGTGAAAGAACCGGGGGCTTCTGGAGAGATACGGATCTCGTTCCTCTGCCTTTGCAGGGGAGTATGGAACAACGGTCCTCCGAAAGCGGATCCGGCCCAGCCGTCTGGTGCAGACGACGGATTCTTGGCTGTTCAGTGGACTGGAGAAGGCAGGCCTGAGATTGCGTTATTGTGCGCCTGTGTGGAGCCATCTTGAATGGACACGGTGAGAGCGACCGTGTCTGTAGATGTTCCAGCGTAGCGGGAATTCGAGACTCCCACACGGGACCAAAGAATCACCGGAGACACGGCGTTTGTGCGGACTAGAAAAAAATGCAGAGGAGGGCCAAGGGTAAGGGGCCGAGCGCGACCAGGCCAAGTCGGGTAGTAATTGGTACAATCTGTTctgaggaaagacagagactATTGAGGAGCGGAGGAGCTTTCGTGGGTGTCTGGGTCTTAGCTGTTCATCCTTGAAGGTTTCTGAACGCATTACAGGTTGGAGGGATGGAGGGCCGCACAGTATGTGGACGGCTGAAGATTTTCAGTGTGAAAGGTGTTATTCGTCCGCCTTGGACATTCGCTTGATTGAGATGCCTACAATATTTGTCGGCTGTGTAATGTTATAACGGTGCATCGGGAGTTTTGCTTGGTCTGCTGAAGATTTCGGCAAACGCGTTTTGGGGTTTCTGTGacgcgaaacgaagaagtcTGTGTGGTCTTACCAGACCTTGCAGAAAACCACGAGGGATGGAAGCTGTAACTCGTTTACATTTCCCCATGTTCCTGTGTGGTTCAGGAGAACTGTATAGTCATTTGAAGAAACAATGGTCATTCGCACAGTAGTGTGAGCACCGACGGCCATCCTGGTGGGTGTTCGTACGCGTGGCGGGTGCAGCTCTTATCCCTTTTTTAAAAGTGGACAGCGTTTAAGGAAATGCCAAACGCTTTTTCCTGTATACGGTCACTCGAGGGAAACCTGGTTCTGAAGTTTGTGTGCATGGAAATTTTAAAAACTTGAAGCTTGAAGCATGTGGCTGCGGCCACGGAACCACCGCTTGTGGTATTCCCGGAACTAGAGCAGAGACGACCCTCTGAGCGGAGGTCTGTGGTCTTTGCGTTCTCTTTTGTTTTGAACGGGTCACAAACGGTTCAGGGAGAGCTAACTGTTGTTGCGTAATGTTTCTAAGCTTTCAGTAATTTCATTGCCCATAGGTGCGACATTGCAACATGGTGCAGGGCAAGAACGGGAAAACGGTGTGGTTTCCTCAGGGGGAGAtggagaagtcgagagcaAAGAAGCACGTCGTAGGGAGAGAAGTGCTACAGTCAGCGAGGGACGGGTTGTCACGTTCAGACTCTGGTGACAAAAgcggaagcggagagagtGCACTAGTTTCTGCGAGAAGTGTCGAGTGGGACTGGTGGATTTGCGTTTGCGGTCGTACGTCACTCGTTTGTAGACCTTTTGCTAGTGCCGAATCGTCCGTCCGACGTGCATTCATGTCGAAAACGGGTTCTCCTGCCAACTTCTCACACCCAGCGTGCGTCGGAAGATCGTGGAAATGGCAACTCTGTTGCACAATTTTTCTCTTTCATTCACTATACGCACCATTGGGAAGCGATCAGTGATAGCCTGTTGCCACTAGATGCGGATTCAACCTACAGAGAGATCACGGAACCCCCGGTTCCCCACACAAAACGAGAAAGCACTTTACAACTGACGCCTGTCTGCAGCGCTGCGGTCCAACATCTTCTGTACTGTATGGCATTTAAGAGACACCCAGTTGGATGTGAAAGGTAAACTAGCGTTGCACCGATTGCCCCACAGTAATAAGGTATCTGTCTTGCATTTCGATATACTTCCGCTCTTTGTAGATTTGCTTGCGTTCAACGTCAAGCcccggaagaagcagcaggacggCAATTGGGTTGTATGCTACAGCTGCCTCTGGTATTCGTGTGTTGTATCCATTAGCATGACTCGAGTTGTGTGACTGCCGTTGTAGCCATTTATCTACCGCTTCAGATCCCCCGCAGTGCCATCACTGGACATCCGGAAGTCTGCATTCTAGACATCGCTGGATTCTCAGTACTTTCCAAAACTCTCTGCATCCATCTAGAACGGGCTTCATTAGCCGGTCTGTGACTCTGGCGAGGGGCTTGCATCTTCGTCCTAGGCTCTCTAGTTTGGGTATATAATACGGCCGGATACTACAGGAGTAGTTATACGTAATGCATGCGTGTACATTGGAGTATGCGATAATCCATTGACGATAACCTTAGAATTGATCCAAGCACTGGCTGCTCGAATGCGACACGCCGGTTCCAACTGAGACACTCAGTTAAACAGAGATCGTGGTGGTGAGGCCCGGAGGTAAACAACACAGTCAAGTTCTTGCGACAACGAGATTTCTTTCGCCCTGTGCCGAGAAATCCAAGTGTTTAGGCAGCGGCCAGCAGGTCGTTTCCCTGAAGCTCGAGGTGCTGGGCTTCAACATCCTGCCGGTATTCGTGTCTGCTTGGAAACCGTAGTCATTAACGTTGTTGTTTCAGGGTAAGCATAGAACCACACATAAAAACACAGTGTTTGTGCTCCGTCTTTCGAGGGGGCCTGCTTGTTTCCGGATGTTATAAAATCGATTACTAGTAAGCGCACAACTCTGAAATGTGTCTCCGAGTTCCTACATTAATACGCAGCACTGCCTCCACTGATTTGCCAACATTTTGCATGGGGACAAAAAAGACTATCTTTCGAGAATACATGCTCCATTGATTCAGGCTTAGAGCGGTGTGCTACAACATTTTCGCGTGCTGCAGTTGTTCCGAGGCTTGTAAATTTGGCACTTTTAGTCAAGACTAGATCGTGTCACGAATCAGTGTTTTTCACGTGCGGTAGCGTATCAAATGCGGCACTGATTCGCATCGACGGCGAACAGAGGATTTAGCAAAGACAGCTGACACGACTGTATGCTGTGCCTAATCTCCTTCCAAGAGGGACGGGACCATCACCAGAGTTTGAGCCTACAGGCGGAGAAGAGTGCGATCTGTTCGGTGGGCGATTTCCTTGCGGATCAAGAGACATGTCAGCTGTGAAAGTAGCGATACACCAATCGGGACGGTCAGCCCGAGTATTTAATTGAATTTTGAACGTCGTTACAAATCAGTCTGCACTGTTGACGCGAAGCCGGGCACTCTTACTGTCGGACAATGCCGACAAGTGCCGTTGAGCGTTTCTTGCACCAGAAGGTCAATGGCTGCAGTGAATTTCCCTATAGAAGAAAATTTTCGAGTatcgtttctgcttctgtgaTGCTCCGCTGTTGTCAAGCATCATCTACTTTTGTCGATATACCACACAAGCTTGTCTCAGCCGACAGCTAATAGTTCTTAGTATTTTATTAGCGCCCGACTTCCGCGAGATACATCACGGATAAGACACTTCTCTTGTGGTTTGTCCGagttctgttttcttcagagGTTGCGACTTCTGTTCAATGCCTTTGACGGTTCGACTATGTGGTCACCGCTCGACGGATTTTGCCTGTCTCTACGCAGAGACCCTGGGGCTGGTTTCACTACTTTTGTCCTGCCTCGCTGCTTCCattttccgtttcttctggaccatggaaaaggcgagagacaaagacgaccATTTTCGGCTACTGGATTGCTGCATGTTCACAGCTTGGCGTGTCTTCGGTGGGGGCGGTTCGAGGCTCATGCCCGTTTCCGCCCTATTGCGTAGAAAATATTCGTAGTCCACGTCAATCGAAGATTTCAGCACAAGTGCTTGGTCTGCAATACCTTCACCCGTCGTTGCTGAAAGAGGCTTCTCTGAGGTAACGAAAAAATATTCAATGCCACTGAGAAAGTGGAAGCAGTTCACCAGGGCAGGTACACGATGGCCGGTGTCTTGATCCTACGAAAACAAATCAGAGAACCAAAAACATTTAAGCTCAATGATGACACGGAACCATGCAAGAATGTCCTCGTCTGATTTTCTGCAATCCACATGCAGCACACAACCCTCCAGCTCAGCGAACCGATCATTTGCGAAGGCCACCACCCTTCAGATTGAGTTTGCTGCACTTGAAGCTTCAGTTAGCCTTTTCGCCAGGGCTAAGTGCCGGTCGATCGGGAAGTCCATATACTCACGCGGACTCTGGCTTACCGTTGTGTAGAAGTCGAGAAACATTTCTCGGTACATTTTCGTCGGTTTGTGCCCCTTTTCCTTCATCATAATCCATGTAGGTGAGAACTTGCCTATAGGATCGGCCCAGTCCAAGATGCACCCTCGAAGCGCATTCGCCCAGCCGAAttctttcccttctctcccgttgAAAAATCGATCTCGAAGCCACTTGTTCATGGCCGTTCCGATGTGTGTCCAGTCGTCGTGGTCTCGCAAGTCCAATTTCAAGTTCCTATCCACGTAGACTTTGATTCGTTCGAGGGTCTGCGCTTCTTCCGGTACGCACTTCCCGTGGCCTTGCCGACAGAACTTGAACACAACAACGGCGGACGCGTTTTTGCTTGGCTCCGTCTCTCCACCTGGGAATCCCGAACCACCTGCAAGAGAAGCGGCCGGCGGCGCAGAATCGGGTGAGCTGGAAGGGTTCGATGTCTTGTCCTTCGAAAGCGATTCTGAAGAttcttctccctcagctGTCTCGCCCCCTGAGCCTGCTGCAGGTTCTTCGGGCGTTTTCGGAGGAGAGGCCGCAGACGCTTCTGCTGATTCTGCAGCTTTCTCAGGCATTCCCTGGCGTttgcctctcgcttcttcttccacggaAGCTTGCGATGTGTCGTCAGGCGATGAGGCTTCATCTCCGGGCTTTTTgtcgtcctctttcttctcgggCTCAGAAGGGTTTGCACCCTTTTCCTCATTCTCTGCTGATGCTGGAGAATTCATGGACTCTTTTTCGTCGGCGGGATTTGCCACATTCGCTTCATTTTCGGCTGAAGCAGAAGCTGTTTTTGTCCCCTGTTCATCCTCAGGCTTTGTCTTACCTTCCGCGTTTTCAGCCGACTTTGGAGCAGCATTACCATCGTTTCCACCTTCAGGCTTTGTATCGTTTTTCCCATTCTCAGCCGACTCTGGAGCAGCATTACTGTGTGACTCACCATCCGGCTTTGATTCACTGTTCTCATTCTCAGCCGCCTCTGGAGCAGCATTACTGTGTGATTCACCATCCGGCTTTGATTCACTGTTCTCATTCTCAGCCGCCTCTGGAGCAGCATTACTGTGTGATTCACCATCCGGCTTTGAATCATTTTTCTCATTCTCAGCCGCCTCTGAAGCAGCATTACTGTGTGATTCACCATCCGGCTTTGATTCACTGTTCTCATTCTCAGCCGCCTCTGGAGCAGTATTACTGTGTGATTCACCATCCGGCTTTGATTCACTGTTCTCattctctgccgtctctggAGCAGCATTACTGTCTGATTCACCATCCGGCTTTGTATCGCTTTTCTCATTCTCTGCCGACTCTGGAGCAGCATTACTGTGTGATTCACCATCCGGCTTTGAATCATTTTTCTCATTTTCAGCCGACTCTGGAGCAGCATTACTCTTCGATTCGCCATCTGGTTTTGTATCACTTTTCTCATTTTCAGCCAGAGCCTGAGAATCGCTGCTGCCTTGCTCATCGCCAGgatttgtctccttttcctcttcctcagcAGGCGACGGTGTGGCCTTCTCGTTCGGTGACGCCGAAGGTTCTGAATTTGTGTGTTCTCCCACTTTGTCTCCCTCACCACCACTTCCGCGTGTCGTCTCCGGGCTCGCTGCTTCGGCTCCTCGTGTCGCTTCCTCAGCTGTACCGTTCTCTTCAGCAGCATGCGCCGTTTCCTGCACCTCAGCTGCTCCCTCTGGCGCCCGCGGCTGGTCCCTGGCTTCAGTTGCCGACCCTCCCGTTTTCTGCTCGTGTTCTACTCCGCTTGCGGCAGATTCGGAAGCGCCAGAAGTCTCTGATTCGTCAACTGAAGAGGTGGACACGGTTGTTGTCGTTGTTGTGGTCGTTGACGTTTCTCCAGACGCACCGGCTTGCTTCTCCGAACTCTCCtgaacgaaacagagaaactcAGGAAGCTCTTCTTAGTATTAGCTCTTTCGCTATTCTGGGACGGGGAACCGCACTAGTGAAACCGATCTAGAACGAGACAAGCACCGACGCACTGTCGCGACTCGGGTTCAGGAAAAGAGCTAAGTCACACGTCTGTTTCGTTCGTTCTCCTAGTTGCTATGGACGCATCTGTAGCAAGCCAAATTGTATATCCTCATCGAGGATCGCTTCGGGATCAGGCATACTTGTGGGAGCAGCGTTTTCTTCGAACTTCTCAAACAGGgccaaatatatatatatatatataccatCATCGTTTGTCCTTGGCAACCGCACAGGCACGTCGCTTCTTCGGTTACGAAAACCCACAAAAAACGACATTCAGGTTTCTGCCGTGAAACAGTGGCCTTCTCACGTTGTGCGAATGCATATGCTGGAAGCACAGGATCCAGCAGAAGCCGTCAACTCAGACAGGAGCGCGGGCCTGATCCAGTTCGTTCTCTTCACACTTACACTCGCAGAAGACTCCTCATCCTTTTCATCCTCGTTGCGAACGGAGGTAATAATCGATATACGGGGCGTCCAcaaagagtggagaaagtTTACTGGACTCAACTGAAAGacacgagaaagaaaacacgaaTGATCCGCTACACCTGTCATACCAAGTCGCACACGGAGATCGATTCGGGGTGCGTTAGTGCCCATCTTGACCTCGACGCCGCACGGCAAAGAAAATATAGTGCATGCAACTACATCCTTTCGCTCTTCAAGTAGCTTCTAATCCTGTGAGCGACCAGACACAAAAATCGAGTTTATCGTTGGGCGACATGTTTCATTGTCTTCATAACTCCATGGAAAACCGATCTTGcggcgtctgtgtctccgatGGTGAATTAGAATGGAACACTTTGTGCTGTGCGGtacagaaacaggagaagctACACACCAACCCCAGAAGAGCTGAGGGATTCTTCGCCTTTGTTATCCACGGTAACCAACGAGGTCGCTTAAGTTTCCTCTAGAATCCAGCGCAAGACTCACCCAAAAAAGCAAAAAGTGCTACCGGGAAGTGAAGTGCACCAGTGCATTCAAAGACATGAACCAAAGTCTGCAGGGAGATGACCGATCTACAGCGATGCTTGACTGTTCTATACAGATACGCCAAACTCAGGGCACAACATCAGCCCCGACGTTCGGGGTAGAATGGCAGATTTTAGAAGATTTTCAGCCACGCACATCTGCGACTTGTCCACCAGGTCTCCCTGACACCAGGAAGATACACAAGATGACTTCGGGCATTGAGGCGACGTTCAACCCAAAAAGATAAGCCGGTGAAAGATACTGTGGAAGAATTCTTTCCCTCGGATCTCGTCGAAACACGGGAGAATACGAACAGAATAAAGGAAACGCTGCCACGATGGCAGCTGACGACAACTAGGTACAACTGGAATGGACCTACGGAGACACAGCACAGAAATCCCCATAAACCTTAGTTCTTCAAATATGCGCTGGATACCACTATTTAATATACTAAGCATAATGGCCCGAATCTAGCCTAAAAACAGGTATATCTCGACGCGAGGAGTTTGCAGCTTCGTCCTCGTAGATCAAACATCGCAACTTACGATCGTCATCCGCGTCGCGGATCTGATGGGAGGTGGGCTAAGGAAGGGAATCACCGGCGACAGCATGCGGTGGAAAAGCCCTCTCAATGGGTGGTAATCAGAAGAGCTCTCCGGAAAATCGTCAGAGCTTTTGTTCTCGGCGGTTGCCGAGGAACTCTCCTTGACATCTGCACTCTCATGCTGTGATTTCTGGTCCGTCTGCGCAGATTCGGAATTTCCCTTTGCTTCTGAGCCTGCTGCACTGCCATCCTCCccccttttttctgtgaatGAGAAACCAAAAGTAGGTAGAAGTGTGGAGGCGGCAGCCCCCGCCCGGTCACGTGACCGACGACGGCCGCCTCTCCCAGATCCTAGACGAGTCAGCACTCCTTCAGTGGCTGCGGGAAATgctgcctctgcagagactgcAGACGAACTACGGAAAGTGGTCCGCGATGAGGGATCTCCTTCCCCAGTGCTCTCAAATGCGGAGTGCGACAGGGACTCTCCTCTCGATAGTGCACTGGAGTCTCGGGCAGAATCGGGCATCTCCGAACTTTCTACAGAGTGCCTCGTGGGAGAAAGCAGGGAGGGGTCGAGCTCCGGAATaaaggcgcgagagacagaggaggaaggaagactTAGGCCGGCAACTTGTCGGCAAAGCGGGCCACCGGCAATTCCAACTG
Protein-coding regions in this window:
- a CDS encoding hypothetical protein (encoded by transcript TGME49_225860), producing the protein MDAEMRLGVGRADCRHSSRRPNLSSGKISFQNLVLLSVCCVSVGIAGGPLCRQVAGLSLPSSSVSRAFIPELDPSLLSPTRHSVESSEMPDSARDSSALSRGESLSHSAFESTGEGDPSSRTTFRSSSAVSAEAAFPAATEGVLTRLGSGRGGRRRSRDRAGAAASTLLPTFGFSFTEKRGEDGSAAGSEAKGNSESAQTDQKSQHESADVKESSSATAENKSSDDFPESSSDYHPLRGLFHRMLSPVIPFLSPPPIRSATRMTILSPVNFLHSLWTPRISIITSVRNEDEKDEESSASESSEKQAGASGETSTTTTTTTTVSTSSVDESETSGASESAASGVEHEQKTGGSATEARDQPRAPEGAAEVQETAHAAEENGTAEEATRGAEAASPETTRGSGGEGDKVGEHTNSEPSASPNEKATPSPAEEEEKETNPGDEQGSSDSQALAENEKSDTKPDGESKSNAAPESAENEKNDSKPDGESHSNAAPESAENEKSDTKPDGESDSNAAPETAENENSESKPDGESHSNTAPEAAENENSESKPDGESHSNAASEAAENEKNDSKPDGESHSNAAPEAAENENSESKPDGESHSNAAPEAAENENSESKPDGESHSNAAPESAENGKNDTKPEGGNDGNAAPKSAENAEGKTKPEDEQGTKTASASAENEANVANPADEKESMNSPASAENEEKGANPSEPEKKEDDKKPGDEASSPDDTSQASVEEEARGKRQGMPEKAAESAEASAASPPKTPEEPAAGSGGETAEGEESSESLSKDKTSNPSSSPDSAPPAASLAGGSGFPGGETEPSKNASAVVVFKFCRQGHGKCVPEEAQTLERIKVYVDRNLKLDLRDHDDWTHIGTAMNKWLRDRFFNGREGKEFGWANALRGCILDWADPIGKFSPTWIMMKEKGHKPTKMYREMFLDFYTTDQDTGHRVPALVNCFHFLSGIEYFFVTSEKPLSATTGEGIADQALVLKSSIDVDYEYFLRNRAETGMSLEPPPPKTRQAVNMQQSSSRKWSSLSLAFSMVQKKRKMEAARQDKSSETSPRVSA